One genomic region from Solwaraspora sp. WMMD792 encodes:
- a CDS encoding FAD-binding protein codes for MSRRTALRAGAVAGLVPAVGLIGRPATAVPSPADEPTRTPAEQPAQVRPQNPDIGPGTGRDADPWRDLPDRQWAELQRRLSAQATLYRRGGASYEALSIPFNHRYANVQPAAILAAGTSEDVAVAVSWARDVGMPLVPRSSLGHNYAGYSTTHGLLVVMSRLRGSVVAPAPVSRPPQRYGPVEVTPDAGLLTVAAGVVNADLRPLLRQQGILVPAGRCPTVGVAGLVLGGGIGFNDKMFGLTCDRLTATEVVLADGTTTTCDETTDPDLFWACRGGAGNNFGVNTSFTFRYARLRGEVTYFQLRWGADSMVPALSAMQQIAAAQQADRRFDCRIGAGTTVGDGGQHQVYADALGQFYGYADELVGILGPALAVGTRAERQTNRDSIRQVTPAEAAQLLSSTTPAQQFAVKSAVLRSPLDEAQLQTVAAGLRRWPGSRNPDGAGVALFCMGGQINDVPPGATAFVHRDALFVLAAEASWADDDPPEVGLANGTWLTGLYDELLGGRPPVGAYQNFPDPHLADWRRAYYGDNYQRLVEVKRKYDPTDFFTYPQGIGSCGSVDGYANQWCPR; via the coding sequence GTGAGCAGACGTACGGCGTTGCGGGCAGGCGCGGTCGCCGGGCTGGTCCCGGCGGTCGGACTGATCGGGCGACCAGCCACGGCCGTACCGTCGCCGGCCGACGAGCCGACCCGGACCCCGGCCGAGCAGCCGGCCCAGGTCAGGCCGCAGAACCCGGACATCGGACCGGGCACCGGCCGGGACGCCGACCCGTGGCGGGACCTGCCGGACCGGCAGTGGGCGGAGCTGCAGCGGCGGCTGTCGGCGCAGGCCACCCTCTACCGGCGCGGCGGGGCGAGCTACGAGGCACTCAGCATCCCGTTCAACCACCGGTACGCCAACGTACAACCGGCGGCGATCCTGGCCGCCGGGACATCCGAGGACGTCGCGGTGGCGGTCAGCTGGGCGCGGGACGTCGGCATGCCGCTGGTGCCCCGGTCGAGCCTCGGCCACAACTACGCCGGCTACTCGACCACCCACGGACTGTTGGTGGTGATGAGCCGGCTGCGCGGCAGCGTCGTCGCACCGGCCCCGGTGTCCCGGCCGCCGCAGCGGTACGGCCCGGTCGAGGTCACCCCGGACGCCGGCCTGCTCACCGTGGCAGCCGGCGTGGTCAACGCCGACCTGCGGCCACTGCTGCGGCAGCAGGGAATCCTGGTGCCGGCCGGCCGCTGCCCGACGGTCGGGGTGGCCGGGCTGGTCCTCGGCGGCGGCATCGGGTTCAACGACAAGATGTTCGGGCTCACCTGCGACCGGCTGACCGCGACCGAGGTGGTGCTGGCCGACGGCACGACGACCACCTGCGACGAGACCACCGACCCGGACCTGTTCTGGGCCTGCCGGGGCGGGGCCGGCAACAACTTCGGCGTCAACACCTCGTTCACCTTCCGGTACGCGCGGCTGCGCGGCGAGGTGACCTACTTCCAGCTGCGCTGGGGTGCCGACAGCATGGTGCCGGCGCTGTCCGCGATGCAGCAGATCGCCGCCGCGCAGCAGGCCGACCGACGCTTCGACTGCCGGATCGGCGCCGGCACCACCGTCGGTGACGGCGGACAGCATCAGGTGTACGCCGACGCGCTCGGCCAGTTCTACGGGTACGCCGACGAACTCGTCGGCATCCTCGGGCCGGCGCTGGCGGTCGGCACCCGCGCCGAGCGGCAGACCAACCGGGACAGCATCCGTCAGGTGACCCCGGCCGAGGCGGCGCAGCTGCTGTCCTCGACCACCCCGGCGCAGCAGTTCGCGGTCAAGTCGGCGGTGCTGCGGTCCCCGCTGGACGAGGCGCAGCTGCAGACGGTGGCCGCCGGGCTGCGACGGTGGCCGGGCAGTCGCAACCCGGACGGTGCCGGGGTGGCGCTGTTCTGCATGGGCGGGCAGATCAACGACGTACCGCCGGGCGCCACCGCCTTCGTGCACCGCGACGCCCTGTTCGTGCTGGCCGCCGAGGCGAGCTGGGCCGACGACGACCCACCCGAGGTGGGTCTGGCGAACGGCACCTGGTTGACCGGCCTGTACGACGAACTGCTCGGCGGACGGCCGCCGGTCGGGGCGTACCAGAACTTCCCGGATCCGCACCTGGCCGACTGGCGGCGGGCCTACTACGGCGACAAC
- a CDS encoding beta-galactosidase: MTLPDVAKIPYGGDYNPEQWPEDVWKDDYRLFDAARIDTVTVGVFTWGLTQPGPGVYDFSTLDRIVERAVVEGRQICLATGTGAHPAWMARAHPDVTRVDFSGRRHRFGQRHNSCPNSPTYRRLATELARRVAQRYARTPGLVAWHVNNEYGGACYCELCAANFRLWLRERYGSLDALNAAWYTTFWSHTFTEWGQIEPPSALTEHWRGPDHTAFQGITLDYLRFMSDAMLANFVDEKAAIRESSPDTPVTTNFMGMYRPIDYHRWAEHLDFASWDNYPPDDRSAARMALTHDLIRGLKGGQPFWLMEQTPSVTACRDVNPLKRPGVLRLWSWQAVAHGADAVLFFQMRAGRGASEKYHGAVIGHAGRSDTRVFTEVAELGAELARLGGVTLGARTPARVAVLFDWDSWWALEISDGPSRLVRYQQVVLAYHRALWDAGIDVDVVPVTADLTGYDVVLAPALHMVKDDLAARLAEVAQQGGTVLGTYLSGRVDENDQAFLADVPGPLAPLMGIRIDEWDAREADVVNPVTLAADGARSVVSAATLLFELVIPQGAEVIGTYQADFYAGTPAVTRNRFGAGEGWYVAAGLDQAGVNWVVRRILDRHGLLGPYAHVPDLESAVRVAPDGTRIRFLLNHGEEPVELPACAAGIDLLTGERVTAGAPLRLDRYGVLVLREDA; the protein is encoded by the coding sequence GTGACGCTGCCCGACGTCGCGAAGATCCCGTACGGCGGGGACTACAACCCGGAGCAGTGGCCCGAGGACGTCTGGAAGGACGACTACCGGCTGTTCGACGCGGCGCGGATCGACACCGTCACCGTCGGCGTCTTCACCTGGGGCCTGACCCAGCCCGGTCCCGGCGTCTACGACTTCTCCACCCTGGACCGCATCGTCGAGCGGGCAGTCGTCGAGGGCCGGCAGATCTGCCTGGCCACCGGTACCGGCGCGCATCCGGCCTGGATGGCCCGCGCCCACCCCGACGTGACCCGCGTCGACTTCTCCGGCCGCCGGCACCGGTTCGGCCAACGGCACAACTCCTGCCCCAACTCGCCGACGTACCGCCGACTCGCCACGGAGCTGGCCCGGCGCGTCGCGCAACGCTACGCACGCACCCCCGGCCTGGTCGCCTGGCACGTCAACAACGAGTACGGCGGCGCCTGCTACTGCGAGCTGTGCGCCGCCAACTTCCGGCTCTGGCTGCGCGAGCGGTACGGCAGCCTCGACGCGCTCAACGCCGCCTGGTACACCACCTTCTGGTCGCACACCTTCACCGAGTGGGGGCAGATCGAGCCGCCGTCGGCGTTGACCGAACACTGGCGCGGGCCCGACCACACCGCGTTCCAGGGCATCACCCTGGACTACCTGCGGTTCATGTCGGACGCGATGCTGGCCAACTTCGTCGACGAGAAGGCAGCGATCCGCGAGTCCAGCCCGGACACCCCGGTGACCACCAACTTCATGGGCATGTACCGGCCGATCGACTACCACCGCTGGGCCGAGCATCTCGACTTCGCCTCCTGGGACAACTACCCACCCGACGACCGGTCGGCGGCCCGGATGGCGCTCACCCACGACCTGATCCGCGGGTTGAAGGGCGGCCAGCCGTTCTGGCTGATGGAGCAGACCCCGAGCGTCACCGCCTGCCGCGACGTCAACCCGCTTAAACGGCCCGGCGTCCTGCGGCTGTGGAGCTGGCAGGCGGTGGCGCACGGCGCCGACGCGGTGCTGTTCTTCCAGATGCGCGCCGGTCGGGGAGCCAGCGAGAAGTACCACGGGGCGGTCATCGGCCATGCCGGCCGCTCCGACACTCGGGTCTTCACCGAGGTCGCCGAGCTGGGTGCGGAGCTGGCGCGGCTCGGCGGCGTCACGCTCGGTGCCCGCACCCCGGCCCGAGTGGCGGTGCTGTTCGACTGGGACAGCTGGTGGGCGCTGGAGATCTCCGACGGCCCGTCCCGGCTGGTCCGTTACCAGCAGGTGGTGCTCGCCTATCACCGGGCACTGTGGGACGCCGGGATCGACGTCGACGTCGTCCCGGTCACCGCCGACCTGACCGGCTACGACGTGGTGCTCGCGCCGGCTCTGCACATGGTCAAGGACGACCTCGCGGCCCGCCTGGCGGAGGTGGCCCAGCAGGGTGGCACCGTGCTGGGAACCTACCTGTCCGGGCGGGTCGACGAGAACGATCAGGCGTTCCTGGCCGATGTGCCGGGGCCGCTGGCCCCGCTGATGGGGATCCGGATCGACGAATGGGACGCCCGGGAAGCCGACGTGGTCAACCCGGTCACCCTGGCGGCGGACGGTGCCCGGTCGGTCGTCTCCGCCGCCACGCTGCTGTTCGAGCTGGTCATCCCGCAGGGCGCCGAGGTGATCGGCACCTACCAGGCCGACTTCTACGCCGGCACCCCGGCGGTGACCCGCAACCGGTTCGGCGCCGGTGAAGGGTGGTACGTCGCCGCCGGGCTCGACCAGGCGGGCGTGAACTGGGTGGTACGCCGGATCCTGGACCGGCACGGACTGCTCGGCCCGTACGCGCACGTGCCGGACCTGGAGTCGGCGGTACGGGTCGCGCCGGACGGCACCCGGATCCGGTTCCTGCTCAACCACGGTGAGGAGCCGGTCGAGCTGCCGGCCTGCGCCGCCGGGATCGACCTGCTGACCGGGGAACGGGTCACCGCCGGTGCGCCGCTGCGCCTGGACCGGTACGGCGTACTCGTGCTCCGCGAGGACGCCTGA
- a CDS encoding extracellular solute-binding protein, translated as MFQRSRHRHAAVAAGVLALTLGIAACGSDGETEAEDLDGNRVGAMESYGVGDQFTATEALSFSLLYNNHPNYQIDKEWMFWEELTERTNVSLETVEVPLSDYEQKRGLLIGAGDAPFIIPKTYPGQESAYVSSGAILPISDYVDLMPHFQDKVAKWNLQGDIDSLRQQDGKYYLLPGLHEDVWTDYTIAVRTDILAELGLEEPATWDEFRDMLRAMKAAYPDVYPMSDRWSIPTPLGALQNIIGPSYGYDTMGGWGYQNATFDREAQEFVFTGTMPEYKEMVEFLHSLVAEGLFDPESVTQDDDTAIQKLATGKSFVISTNAQTLVNDYRPALAQNNPNATIAKITRPDSPVGSVKAGSRLENGIMISSKARESENFVAMMQFIDWLWYSDEGQEFAKWGVEGVTYTKDADGTWILDSDIDFIGINPDASKHLQKDFGFSNGVFAYGGTTELLQSTFSEEELRFQEAMGQKETLPVSPPKPFSEEEREQATLWETPLKDYVQQQTLQFILGQRDLSEWDAYVAEVEGKNAQQYIDLVNGAYQRYQEEHG; from the coding sequence ATGTTCCAACGATCCCGGCACCGCCACGCAGCGGTCGCCGCTGGTGTCCTTGCCCTCACACTCGGTATCGCCGCCTGTGGCAGCGACGGCGAAACCGAGGCGGAGGACCTGGACGGCAACAGGGTCGGTGCCATGGAGAGCTACGGCGTCGGTGACCAGTTCACCGCCACCGAGGCGCTGAGCTTCTCCCTGCTCTACAACAACCATCCCAACTATCAGATCGACAAGGAGTGGATGTTCTGGGAGGAGCTGACCGAGCGCACCAACGTGTCGCTCGAAACGGTCGAGGTGCCGTTGAGCGACTACGAGCAGAAGCGTGGTCTGCTGATCGGTGCCGGCGACGCGCCGTTCATCATCCCGAAGACCTATCCCGGCCAGGAATCGGCGTACGTCTCCAGCGGCGCGATCCTGCCGATCAGCGACTACGTCGACCTGATGCCGCACTTCCAGGACAAGGTCGCCAAGTGGAACCTGCAGGGTGACATCGACTCGCTGCGCCAGCAGGACGGCAAGTACTACCTGCTGCCCGGTCTGCACGAGGACGTCTGGACCGACTACACCATCGCCGTACGCACCGACATCCTCGCCGAGCTCGGCCTTGAGGAGCCGGCCACCTGGGACGAGTTCCGGGACATGCTACGGGCGATGAAGGCCGCGTACCCGGACGTCTACCCGATGTCGGACCGGTGGAGCATCCCCACCCCGCTGGGCGCGCTGCAGAACATCATCGGCCCGTCGTACGGCTACGACACGATGGGCGGCTGGGGCTACCAGAACGCCACGTTCGACCGGGAGGCCCAGGAGTTCGTCTTCACCGGCACCATGCCGGAGTACAAGGAGATGGTGGAGTTCCTGCACTCGCTGGTCGCCGAAGGTCTCTTCGACCCGGAAAGCGTGACCCAGGACGACGACACCGCGATCCAGAAGCTCGCCACCGGCAAGTCGTTCGTCATCAGCACCAATGCGCAGACCCTGGTCAACGACTACCGGCCGGCGCTGGCGCAGAACAACCCGAACGCCACCATCGCCAAGATCACCCGGCCGGACAGCCCGGTCGGCTCGGTCAAGGCCGGCTCCCGCCTGGAGAACGGCATCATGATCTCCAGCAAGGCGCGGGAGAGCGAGAACTTCGTCGCGATGATGCAGTTCATCGACTGGCTCTGGTACTCCGACGAAGGCCAGGAGTTCGCCAAGTGGGGAGTCGAAGGTGTCACCTACACCAAGGACGCCGACGGCACGTGGATCCTCGACTCCGACATCGACTTCATCGGAATCAACCCCGACGCCAGCAAGCACCTGCAGAAGGACTTCGGGTTCAGCAACGGGGTGTTCGCCTACGGCGGCACCACCGAACTGCTGCAGTCGACCTTCTCCGAAGAGGAGCTGAGGTTCCAGGAGGCGATGGGGCAGAAGGAGACCCTGCCGGTCTCGCCGCCCAAGCCGTTCAGCGAGGAGGAGCGCGAGCAGGCCACGCTCTGGGAGACCCCGCTGAAGGACTACGTCCAGCAGCAGACCCTGCAGTTCATCCTCGGCCAGCGTGACCTGTCCGAATGGGACGCCTACGTCGCCGAGGTCGAGGGCAAGAACGCCCAGCAGTACATCGACCTGGTCAACGGGGCGTACCAGCGATACCAGGAAGAGCACGGCTGA
- a CDS encoding xylan 1,4-beta-xylosidase, with amino-acid sequence MRSGAELTRIVVPQQGTGTLPDAWRACVGTGRLDLALRSDYRESLALVQQEIGFRYIRGHGLLSDGVGIHRPYEHAGRRGVHHSFTYADQIVDAYLDLGIAPFIELGFMPEALASGDQTVFWWRGNVTPPRSETEWADLVRAAIGNLVDRYGLAQVRGWPIEVWNEPNLDIFWQGADQAAYHRLYEVTAHAVKEVDADLQVGGPAISPGADEWLVPFAEYVTDRGVPVDFVSRHAYTSGPAQHVPFGTYQTLMPADHLLEQFASPRKHLAGTALADLPVHITEFNSSYRPDNPIHDTAFHAAYLAPVVAAGGDLVDSFSYWTFSDVFEEVGIPAAIFHGGFGLLTHRQIRKPTYHLYAFMARMGRQALARGTDHLVTRDDDTGRVTVLAWAPVDVTDVTASPDRHVVSLSVPVTAPAGSAFLLRSSVSDDAGNAWRAWCELGRPRSPRPAQLDALRTAAEPARSHRALPAVDGRVDVDLTLARHEVTLVEITPVVDETPPWTDDRRLLGQGGRDE; translated from the coding sequence ATGAGGAGCGGAGCAGAGTTGACCCGGATCGTCGTACCGCAGCAGGGCACCGGCACCCTGCCGGACGCCTGGCGGGCCTGCGTCGGCACCGGCCGGCTCGACCTCGCGCTGCGCAGCGACTACCGGGAGTCCCTCGCCCTCGTCCAGCAGGAGATCGGCTTCCGCTACATCCGGGGGCACGGGCTGCTCAGCGACGGCGTCGGCATCCACCGGCCGTACGAACACGCCGGCCGACGCGGTGTGCACCACTCGTTCACCTACGCCGACCAGATCGTCGACGCCTACCTCGACCTCGGCATCGCCCCGTTCATCGAGCTCGGCTTCATGCCCGAAGCACTCGCCTCCGGCGACCAGACCGTCTTCTGGTGGCGCGGCAACGTCACCCCGCCCCGCTCCGAAACCGAGTGGGCCGACCTGGTCCGCGCCGCCATCGGCAACCTCGTCGACCGGTACGGCCTGGCGCAGGTCCGCGGCTGGCCGATCGAGGTGTGGAACGAGCCCAACCTGGACATCTTCTGGCAAGGCGCCGACCAGGCCGCCTACCACCGGCTGTACGAGGTGACCGCGCACGCCGTCAAGGAGGTCGACGCCGACCTGCAGGTCGGCGGGCCGGCCATCTCACCCGGTGCCGACGAGTGGCTGGTGCCGTTCGCCGAGTACGTCACCGACCGCGGCGTGCCGGTCGACTTCGTCAGCCGGCACGCGTACACCTCGGGGCCGGCCCAGCACGTGCCGTTCGGCACCTACCAGACCCTGATGCCCGCCGACCACCTGCTGGAACAGTTCGCCAGCCCGCGCAAGCACCTGGCCGGCACCGCCCTGGCCGACCTGCCGGTGCACATCACCGAGTTCAACTCCTCCTACCGGCCGGACAATCCGATCCACGACACCGCGTTCCACGCCGCGTACCTGGCCCCGGTCGTCGCGGCCGGCGGTGACCTGGTCGACTCGTTCTCCTACTGGACGTTCAGCGACGTCTTCGAGGAGGTCGGCATCCCGGCCGCGATCTTCCACGGCGGCTTCGGTCTGCTCACCCACCGGCAGATCAGAAAACCCACCTACCATCTGTACGCGTTCATGGCCCGGATGGGCCGTCAGGCGCTCGCCCGGGGCACCGACCACCTGGTCACCCGCGACGACGACACCGGCCGGGTCACCGTGCTGGCCTGGGCGCCGGTCGACGTCACCGACGTCACGGCCTCCCCGGACCGGCACGTCGTCTCGCTGTCGGTCCCGGTCACCGCCCCGGCCGGCTCGGCGTTCCTGCTGCGCTCGTCGGTCAGCGACGACGCCGGCAACGCCTGGCGGGCCTGGTGCGAGCTCGGCCGCCCCCGGTCACCCCGGCCGGCGCAGCTCGACGCGCTGCGTACCGCCGCCGAACCGGCCCGCAGCCACCGCGCGCTGCCGGCCGTCGACGGCCGGGTCGACGTCGACCTGACCCTGGCCCGGCACGAGGTCACCCTGGTCGAGATCACCCCGGTGGTCGACGAGACGCCACCGTGGACCGACGACCGGCGGCTGCTCGGGCAGGGCGGCCGTGATGAGTGA
- a CDS encoding carbohydrate ABC transporter permease yields the protein MTVDASRKLFQPTRRRPRRPDDTRGYRIFRAVNGIILTGVVIVTLYPFANIIARSLSDEGYIRSGQVNIIPRGFNLDTYRLVMSDSMFWTNYRNTIVYTVTATVISIVLTTCYAYVLSKKDLKGRSALVGIAVFTMFFSGGLIPNYVLITSLGLKNSIWAIVLPNAINVFNLLVMKAFFESLPTELEEAAAVDGLNTYGILWRIVIPLSKAIIATMVLFYAVSFWNSWFTAFLYMDRSELFPVTVYLRNLIAGATTATSTGSSSDSLAQAAANIQAVTIILTVLPIIMVYPFIQRYFVSGIMLGAVKG from the coding sequence GTGACCGTCGACGCCTCCCGCAAGCTGTTCCAGCCGACCCGACGCCGGCCCCGCCGGCCCGACGACACCCGCGGCTACCGGATCTTCCGGGCGGTCAACGGCATCATCCTGACTGGCGTCGTGATCGTCACGCTCTACCCGTTCGCCAACATCATCGCCCGCTCGCTCAGCGACGAGGGCTACATCCGGTCCGGCCAGGTCAACATCATCCCGCGCGGGTTCAACCTGGACACCTACCGGCTGGTGATGTCCGACTCGATGTTCTGGACCAACTACCGCAACACCATCGTCTACACGGTCACCGCCACCGTCATCTCGATCGTGCTCACCACCTGCTACGCCTACGTCCTGTCTAAAAAGGATCTCAAGGGTCGGAGCGCGCTGGTCGGTATCGCCGTCTTCACCATGTTCTTCTCCGGTGGCCTGATCCCCAACTACGTGCTGATCACCAGCCTCGGGCTGAAGAACAGCATCTGGGCGATCGTGCTGCCGAACGCGATCAACGTGTTCAACCTGCTGGTCATGAAGGCCTTCTTCGAAAGCCTGCCGACCGAGCTGGAGGAAGCCGCCGCCGTCGACGGGCTCAACACGTACGGCATCCTCTGGCGCATCGTCATCCCGCTGTCGAAGGCGATCATCGCCACGATGGTGCTCTTCTACGCGGTCTCGTTCTGGAACTCGTGGTTCACCGCATTCCTCTACATGGACCGCTCCGAACTCTTCCCGGTGACCGTCTACCTGCGCAACCTGATCGCCGGGGCGACCACTGCGACCTCCACCGGAAGTAGCAGCGACAGCCTTGCCCAGGCGGCCGCGAACATTCAGGCCGTCACGATCATCCTGACCGTACTGCCGATCATCATGGTCTATCCATTCATTCAGCGCTACTTCGTGTCGGGCATCATGCTCGGCGCGGTCAAGGGGTAG